Proteins encoded within one genomic window of Synechococcus sp. PCC 7335:
- a CDS encoding S8 family serine peptidase — protein MLKRLLPFVLLMTGGFWGATNLSAALKLNLAANAQADVQEITGESDEPEGLYYTFFDERILLDERTDQIAVQFTEESATRGGIDGLTPAYLQLRQDVEAALAETRDISQTPVDIDISPLGNSYALITLPESGTRSLTNNITRQLDQPYVAATLPVVTRQGSNESIVITPEVVVSFAPETTQAEAEEMVSEYGMEMVRPLQFSPGRFLMRATAATGTAILATANQLDSVPGVQSATPNFVQSVAYQRDVNLGEMDFGAPERGEENASEDEPDNDIDEQLSEEKLEETLNEGLEETSNEAADETTDEAVDEASTTSEEVPDATEADESSTRAFAFPNSLLPWQWLLNSFPMRPNADRTDIYALEAWLKSDSGEGVTVAVVDSLLQWDHPDLINSVYRLPSTVSNPLPGEVSGWDFSSDVVTCEVTNSNNCAYGDPDTRISNEEVAVYKQEFQDSVALSDEELLSTYADFDEYLQYQAPESTPTERANYMRFVFQSTPSGEFHGTWSAGVITARPQTNIGLVGVAPNAQFLPVRVFGLNGKITPSALIEASGYAAARGVDVINFSLSSSAPVEEFETMLNDIMRADPNLVIVASAGNLNVNRASFPAGGPNVIAVGSTNIYGGRSFYSSYGQGLDVVAPGGDVSNSLVEGILTTGGAWVSGFWEGLSSGNLEASYSAIDDRGQYVGVQGTSFSAPAVSGIVALMKDADDNDVLTRDQITELLIRSADYNELQISTEEMAEYQQFQEQTGSTISAQEYFFGRGLVNAEVAVDGVRNAVRSVAP, from the coding sequence ATGCTAAAGCGACTATTACCCTTCGTCTTGTTAATGACCGGCGGCTTCTGGGGAGCGACTAATCTATCAGCGGCGCTAAAATTAAATCTAGCTGCCAATGCTCAAGCTGATGTGCAAGAGATAACAGGCGAAAGCGATGAGCCAGAAGGTCTTTACTACACCTTCTTTGACGAGCGTATCTTGCTAGACGAGCGCACCGATCAAATCGCCGTCCAGTTCACCGAAGAATCAGCTACTAGAGGTGGAATCGATGGCCTCACGCCTGCCTACTTGCAGCTGCGCCAAGACGTTGAAGCCGCTCTAGCCGAGACTAGAGACATCTCACAGACACCTGTGGATATAGACATCAGCCCATTGGGCAATAGTTATGCGCTGATCACTTTGCCAGAAAGTGGCACCCGCAGCCTCACGAACAACATTACGCGGCAGCTAGATCAACCCTATGTAGCAGCGACCCTACCTGTGGTCACTCGCCAAGGCAGCAATGAGTCAATTGTGATCACCCCTGAAGTCGTTGTCAGTTTTGCCCCCGAAACGACCCAGGCTGAGGCTGAAGAGATGGTTAGCGAATACGGGATGGAAATGGTTCGCCCGCTGCAGTTTAGTCCTGGCCGATTTCTCATGAGGGCAACCGCCGCAACGGGCACGGCTATTCTAGCAACCGCTAACCAGCTAGACAGCGTACCGGGTGTTCAATCTGCGACCCCCAACTTTGTTCAGTCAGTAGCCTATCAAAGAGATGTAAACCTTGGCGAGATGGACTTTGGCGCACCTGAGCGGGGTGAAGAGAATGCTTCAGAAGATGAACCAGACAACGACATAGATGAGCAGCTCTCAGAAGAGAAGCTTGAAGAGACTCTAAACGAGGGACTAGAGGAGACTTCAAATGAAGCGGCAGACGAGACGACGGACGAAGCGGTAGACGAAGCATCTACGACATCTGAGGAAGTTCCTGATGCGACAGAAGCCGATGAGTCATCGACTAGAGCCTTTGCTTTCCCGAACTCCCTACTGCCTTGGCAGTGGCTGCTTAATAGTTTTCCAATGCGCCCTAACGCAGATAGGACGGATATCTATGCGCTAGAGGCCTGGCTTAAAAGTGATAGTGGTGAGGGCGTTACTGTTGCTGTGGTCGATAGCCTATTGCAATGGGATCATCCCGATCTTATCAACAGTGTCTATAGGCTGCCATCGACCGTTTCTAATCCTTTACCAGGTGAAGTCAGCGGCTGGGATTTTTCTAGCGATGTGGTTACCTGCGAGGTTACAAACAGCAACAACTGCGCATATGGCGATCCAGACACCCGGATCAGTAATGAGGAAGTCGCTGTCTACAAACAAGAATTTCAGGACTCTGTTGCACTTTCTGACGAAGAATTGCTATCGACCTACGCTGATTTTGACGAATATCTACAATATCAGGCTCCTGAATCTACGCCTACGGAGAGAGCTAACTATATGCGGTTTGTTTTCCAAAGCACGCCCTCCGGTGAATTCCACGGAACCTGGTCTGCAGGTGTTATCACCGCTCGCCCTCAGACCAATATTGGCCTAGTTGGGGTAGCACCCAATGCTCAGTTTCTGCCGGTTAGAGTCTTTGGTCTCAATGGCAAGATTACGCCGAGTGCTCTGATTGAAGCCTCCGGCTATGCGGCAGCTAGAGGGGTCGATGTGATCAATTTTAGTTTGAGCAGCTCAGCGCCAGTTGAAGAATTCGAGACGATGCTCAACGATATTATGCGAGCCGACCCAAATTTGGTGATTGTTGCTTCTGCAGGTAATCTCAACGTCAACCGAGCTTCGTTCCCGGCGGGCGGACCAAATGTTATTGCTGTAGGTTCTACAAATATCTACGGTGGCCGTTCCTTTTATAGCAGCTATGGTCAAGGCTTAGATGTTGTAGCACCTGGTGGAGACGTCAGTAATTCTTTGGTCGAAGGGATTCTGACTACTGGAGGGGCTTGGGTCTCCGGCTTCTGGGAAGGGCTGAGCAGCGGCAATCTAGAAGCGAGCTATTCAGCTATAGATGATAGAGGTCAGTACGTAGGCGTACAGGGGACTTCTTTTTCTGCGCCTGCTGTTTCCGGTATTGTCGCGCTAATGAAGGATGCAGACGATAATGATGTTCTTACCCGTGATCAAATCACCGAACTATTGATCCGCTCCGCAGACTATAACGAGCTACAGATTAGCACTGAGGAAATGGCAGAGTATCAGCAGTTTCAAGAACAGACTGGCAGCACTATCTCGGCACAAGAGTATTTCTTTGGCCGGGGATTGGTTAACGCTGAAGTAGCGGTTGATGGAGTGAGAAACGCTGTACGCTCGGTGGCTCCGTGA
- a CDS encoding glycosyltransferase: protein METKFQTSYQNVAFTVGTGRCGTQFLSRILSLEPKVASVHERNPFNETFHRYCKWYGIPIDHEGFLQTKEQEIQADFERYAFSVESSAHLSLSIKELYERFNAKFVLLVRRPDQVVNSYRYKGWYSQPVVRSDIHLPPSYQSSHESHHFLGRIFPSGEVFERWRKMTQVGKLAWYWNELNRQVLQQFSAIPQSHWRIQKLEDLSYTQYLEIAQFIGFPSHVSEGEYQQLATRRPNATSHTSYQEKIAQASGTGPRAAFTVDMWNPTEIAEFESAVAAVAAKLGYQYEVDTLLKGSQDSLSEVSNKAQPSDKVTVDVSRAKSAPDPDLESLIYVSNGNLPSKMAHNIQVAKMSQALSKCVNSFELVTAGDIASFLRGMDEAFREWYGIHSPYRLVRLPLYRKFDYPFPIDHVNPFFCRVASLYTYWRSPELVYTRSPKVVDFMLALQVPVLWEEHELLTPPFPKHLTDRLTHKDLVGFVTLSKDIAQGYIEAGLSPEKVMIAHSGVDLESFRPNQEKSVARQKLGLPQDEKIVLYAGHLYEYKGIPTLIETAQLLPQHRFVLVGGWEADVERTRTFCQAKAVDNVSLMGHVEHSQLATYLYAADVLVIPNSRSWRLATTTSPLKLFEYMAIRRPIVASALPNIVTVLRDHDNALLAEPDNPHSFKEAIAKLLADPALSEQIVIRAAQDVQRYTWEKRSRRILRFANSQLQQMERAHHSLIYRTLVILKILIFH, encoded by the coding sequence ATGAGCGTAATCCGTTCAATGAAACCTTTCATCGATATTGCAAGTGGTATGGGATACCCATCGATCACGAAGGATTCTTGCAGACTAAAGAGCAAGAGATTCAAGCCGACTTTGAGCGCTATGCCTTTTCAGTCGAATCTAGCGCTCATTTGTCGCTTTCGATCAAAGAGCTTTATGAGCGCTTCAACGCTAAGTTCGTTTTGTTAGTTCGCCGCCCTGACCAAGTTGTGAATTCCTATCGCTATAAGGGGTGGTACAGTCAGCCTGTTGTCCGAAGCGATATTCATTTACCGCCAAGCTATCAGAGTAGCCATGAATCGCATCACTTTTTAGGGCGCATTTTCCCCTCTGGTGAGGTATTTGAGCGCTGGCGTAAAATGACCCAGGTAGGGAAACTAGCTTGGTATTGGAATGAGCTGAACCGTCAGGTTCTACAGCAATTTTCAGCGATTCCCCAGTCCCACTGGCGCATCCAGAAGCTAGAAGATCTCTCCTATACACAGTATCTAGAGATTGCTCAGTTCATTGGCTTCCCCTCACATGTTTCTGAGGGCGAGTATCAGCAGCTTGCCACCCGTCGTCCTAATGCCACTAGTCACACGTCATATCAGGAAAAAATTGCTCAAGCTTCCGGTACAGGGCCGCGCGCTGCTTTTACAGTTGATATGTGGAACCCAACAGAAATTGCTGAGTTTGAGTCAGCAGTTGCTGCAGTTGCTGCCAAGCTGGGATACCAGTATGAGGTGGATACGCTGTTAAAAGGCAGCCAGGATAGCCTGAGCGAAGTCAGTAACAAGGCTCAACCCAGTGACAAGGTTACAGTAGATGTCTCTCGAGCTAAGAGCGCGCCTGATCCTGACTTAGAGAGTCTGATCTACGTCTCTAACGGCAACCTGCCCTCTAAAATGGCCCACAACATTCAGGTGGCCAAGATGTCTCAGGCATTGTCTAAATGCGTCAACTCCTTTGAACTTGTTACTGCAGGTGATATTGCTTCATTCTTAAGAGGAATGGATGAGGCGTTTCGAGAATGGTACGGGATACACTCACCATATAGACTGGTGCGCCTACCTCTGTACCGAAAATTCGACTACCCTTTTCCAATTGATCATGTCAACCCCTTTTTCTGTAGGGTAGCGTCGCTGTATACCTACTGGAGGTCCCCCGAGCTTGTCTATACGCGATCGCCCAAAGTGGTGGACTTCATGCTGGCACTACAGGTGCCTGTTTTGTGGGAAGAGCATGAGCTGCTGACACCGCCTTTTCCGAAGCACTTAACTGATCGCTTAACTCACAAAGATCTTGTTGGCTTTGTGACCCTTTCTAAAGACATCGCCCAAGGGTATATCGAAGCCGGACTAAGTCCTGAAAAGGTGATGATTGCTCATAGCGGCGTTGATTTAGAGAGCTTTCGCCCCAATCAGGAAAAGTCAGTTGCTCGGCAGAAACTAGGGCTACCTCAAGATGAGAAAATCGTTCTCTACGCCGGGCATTTGTATGAGTATAAAGGTATCCCAACACTGATCGAAACTGCTCAGCTGTTGCCTCAACATCGGTTCGTTTTAGTCGGCGGTTGGGAGGCAGATGTTGAGCGCACTCGGACATTTTGTCAGGCTAAAGCCGTCGATAACGTTTCCTTGATGGGTCATGTGGAGCACTCGCAGCTGGCTACTTATCTTTATGCTGCCGATGTCTTAGTCATTCCTAACAGCCGTAGTTGGAGATTGGCCACCACTACTAGTCCGCTTAAACTATTTGAGTACATGGCAATCAGGCGGCCGATTGTGGCCTCAGCGCTACCTAATATTGTCACCGTACTGCGAGATCATGACAACGCCCTGCTAGCTGAACCCGACAATCCGCACTCGTTTAAAGAGGCGATCGCTAAACTATTGGCCGATCCGGCGCTGAGTGAGCAGATTGTTATCCGCGCCGCTCAAGATGTTCAGCGGTATACCTGGGAAAAGCGATCGCGCCGGATCCTCAGGTTTGCAAACAGCCAACTACAGCAGATGGAGCGAGCGCACCACTCCTTGATCTATCGAACTCTAGTCATTTTGAAGATTCTAATTTTCCATTAG
- a CDS encoding glycosyltransferase family 4 protein encodes MPKPSLKSIYVVSHHWAAGGKPLDSLWFSQAACLQHGLQLKFVWNGKANSLRKLLPARWVVFDSIGALAFWYGPKLHALAKFSGKKIAVYWHETEWEIEAGIAKCSRRYPSVRYALKDPHVRHFHVCQAGLDTLAKQYAVKPDNLYLLPNISDSSRLLRYSLPLPSEPYLYVACGRVKARKGPDLFLEIAKQTLAYNPKAKFVWIGSFERSGQFSEAAIAASIRDQGLEHAVTFTGEQQDPTPILAKASAFLLTSRDDPLPKVLMEALALGKSCIAFDVGGVADLLGQLGVSIPPGDVSAFVQALRRHQQAPPISADEQNRRRQWYLQRYTPEAFGHRFAKAVDWWNHKVPS; translated from the coding sequence GTGCCTAAGCCTAGCCTGAAATCGATTTACGTGGTGTCCCATCACTGGGCTGCTGGCGGCAAGCCGCTAGACTCGCTTTGGTTTTCACAAGCAGCCTGTCTTCAGCACGGTCTTCAGCTCAAGTTTGTGTGGAATGGCAAGGCTAACAGCCTGAGGAAACTCCTACCTGCTCGGTGGGTTGTTTTTGATAGTATCGGCGCGTTAGCCTTTTGGTATGGCCCCAAGCTCCATGCTCTAGCCAAGTTCTCAGGTAAAAAGATAGCCGTTTACTGGCATGAAACAGAATGGGAAATTGAAGCTGGAATTGCAAAGTGCTCGCGTCGCTATCCGTCTGTACGATATGCGCTAAAAGACCCGCATGTTAGGCATTTTCACGTTTGCCAAGCGGGCTTAGACACGCTTGCAAAGCAATATGCGGTAAAGCCGGACAACCTCTATCTGCTCCCAAACATTTCAGACTCTAGCCGATTGCTTCGCTATTCCTTACCTCTGCCGAGCGAGCCCTACCTATACGTCGCCTGTGGCCGTGTGAAAGCCCGAAAGGGACCCGATTTATTTCTAGAGATTGCTAAGCAAACACTCGCCTATAATCCCAAAGCAAAATTTGTTTGGATTGGCTCTTTTGAGCGCAGCGGTCAATTTTCAGAGGCGGCGATCGCGGCGTCAATCCGTGACCAAGGACTCGAACATGCCGTCACATTTACGGGTGAACAGCAAGACCCTACCCCGATTCTTGCTAAAGCCAGTGCCTTTTTGCTCACCAGCCGTGATGATCCACTTCCCAAAGTTTTGATGGAGGCACTAGCCCTAGGAAAATCTTGCATTGCGTTTGACGTTGGGGGCGTCGCTGATCTTTTGGGGCAGCTTGGCGTGAGCATTCCCCCCGGTGATGTGTCCGCATTTGTTCAAGCCTTGCGCCGACATCAACAAGCCCCTCCTATCAGCGCCGACGAACAGAACAGGCGTCGCCAGTGGTACCTGCAGCGCTATACACCCGAAGCATTTGGCCATCGATTTGCGAAGGCAGTTGACTGGTGGAACCACAAAGTTCCTAGTTAG
- a CDS encoding efflux RND transporter periplasmic adaptor subunit yields MRIRMRSPQRQLRVSATQFGLWLPLLLTVTGCGLLPASEAQPEQGHGQPTRSEEAIAVQTRLAETGSIAGLLTYTGTTRPIQQVALRAQVSGEVINLLVDVGDVVAQDMLLAQLDSDLQTTTVNQAQAELSARQAETAQAAVSISEARAAVVQAEATLSQAQTDAQRLRQLANKGAIALQAAEAAELAVTNAQQALRSAQARVDAQAQAAASAADRIDAQQAIVTQTQKQLSYADLRSPLTGIVLSKQVDIGSFVESGATILELGDISSLEVTIQVSELDISRLSIGQSASVTLDAFPEEGAISGRITQIAPLADEVSRLVPVQVTIPNLSGSNSQKMGSGLLARVQFSPTQQSRVVVPATALTLSKSGKDSTLFVIEEQSEQTVAIARSVKTGDRAQDQIEIVSGLAPGEAFITQSDHPLTSGQAVRLSILSESDPELITEPAEAGESHQ; encoded by the coding sequence ATGCGCATCAGAATGCGATCGCCCCAGAGGCAACTTAGAGTAAGCGCAACTCAGTTTGGACTATGGCTGCCCTTGCTACTGACGGTAACCGGCTGTGGTCTGCTACCAGCTAGTGAGGCCCAGCCAGAACAAGGGCATGGTCAGCCGACCAGGTCCGAAGAGGCGATCGCCGTCCAGACGAGGCTAGCAGAAACTGGATCGATTGCGGGTCTGTTGACCTATACAGGAACGACTCGTCCGATTCAGCAAGTGGCGCTACGGGCTCAGGTTTCTGGAGAAGTCATTAATCTGTTAGTCGACGTAGGTGATGTGGTTGCGCAAGACATGCTGCTAGCTCAGCTTGATAGTGATCTGCAGACCACAACAGTTAACCAGGCCCAAGCAGAACTTTCTGCTAGGCAAGCGGAGACCGCTCAAGCGGCAGTGTCAATCAGCGAAGCAAGGGCTGCTGTCGTTCAGGCTGAGGCGACGCTATCACAGGCTCAAACGGACGCTCAACGACTGCGACAGCTGGCAAACAAAGGGGCGATCGCACTCCAGGCAGCCGAGGCTGCCGAACTAGCCGTCACCAACGCACAGCAAGCCCTTCGCTCTGCTCAAGCGAGAGTAGACGCCCAGGCGCAAGCTGCTGCCTCAGCCGCCGATCGAATTGATGCCCAGCAGGCGATCGTCACCCAAACACAAAAACAGCTTTCATATGCCGACTTACGCTCACCCCTAACTGGCATTGTCCTTTCCAAACAAGTGGATATTGGCAGCTTTGTCGAATCGGGTGCCACAATCCTAGAATTAGGAGACATCAGTAGCCTAGAAGTCACCATTCAAGTCTCCGAGTTAGACATCAGTCGGTTAAGCATCGGTCAATCGGCCAGTGTTACGCTAGATGCCTTTCCTGAAGAAGGCGCTATCTCGGGCCGCATCACGCAGATTGCGCCATTAGCCGATGAGGTCTCGCGGCTGGTTCCTGTTCAGGTCACTATTCCCAATCTTAGCGGTTCAAATTCTCAGAAAATGGGGAGCGGTTTACTTGCTCGTGTGCAATTTTCGCCCACCCAACAGAGCCGAGTGGTTGTGCCTGCGACTGCCTTGACGCTGAGTAAATCTGGTAAAGATAGCACGCTCTTTGTGATTGAAGAGCAAAGCGAGCAGACAGTCGCGATCGCTCGCTCAGTCAAAACCGGTGATCGCGCTCAAGACCAGATAGAGATTGTCTCGGGTCTAGCCCCTGGAGAAGCGTTTATCACGCAGAGCGATCACCCGCTCACTTCCGGTCAAGCCGTTAGACTCAGCATACTATCCGAGTCAGACCCTGAGCTGATAACCGAACCCGCCGAAGCAGGAGAGAGCCACCAATGA
- a CDS encoding efflux RND transporter permease subunit, which translates to MTLPSSSSKASSPKSAADPTISNRRSNIATDSTAGFSLSRLAIRRHIATLMLTVAVIVLGVFFVRSLPVDLLPSITYPRIGVRADAPGVSPEVAVDEVTRPLEQALAATEGVVQIVSQTREGRISLDLYFQPGGNIDQALNDATAALNRARSSLPETIGQPRLFKFDPSQLPVYEIALISDSLQGVDLRVFAEQELSRELNTLPGVASADVSGGINEEIRINLDPARLQSLGLGINEVLDALSERNQDTSGGRIEGPNDEPLTRVAGRFENADEIRNLIFEVGESAAQQQVYLRDFAEVIDGIEEQRIFVNLNGQPAVKVSIQKQPTANTITVVNGIKQKLAELEASGLVPEDLMINTTLDESIFVQNAVRNVAISGLTGAGLAAIAVLLFLGSLRQTFIIVIAIPLAALVAILTMGIFGLSLNVFSLGGLALGVGIVVDNAIVMLENITKGVAASNKNSNRKDGGKGNHRSVIRQAEVSSRELESALLASTTTNLVAVLPFLLIGGFISLLFSELILTVSFAVAASLVVALTIVPTLAARLLAVPQSSGVSEFWLIRQFDLCLQFATWRYAQWLGWVLQRRILVIAIAFSILGGGSLLTVQQIPQEILPSIATGQADLWAQFPPGTTLEENRRVMNAIDELLLAQPETKYVFSTAGGFLFGNSSSENALRGTSKLTLVPGTHVEAFCDRLNQEFQQFNLVNTRLRLFPGRVRGLILGNSPVRSDVDVILQGTNTDDLNAAGQQVLAALDAQAALASYSPDADPSQPEVQIRPNWERAADLDLSAEAIGRTVQTVLSGSVPTQLQRGDRLVDVRVQTPNTLVRNLGELAQLPLLNGDGQAVRLGNVAQIEEGQAPGEIQRISQRQVFIIEGDLAENVSLGDALAELDQIMATVSLPEGVTRLPSFSAQSNADIQDGLGILGGLAAFLVFTVMAVQYNSLVDPLIIMLTVPLALAGGIFGLFITQTAIGATVVVGAVLLVGIVVNNAIILVELANQIYAEEKFVGEASPAENRVTAICKAAPQRLRPILMTTITTVLGMFPLALGIGQGSEFLQPLGVVVFSGLSLATLLTLFIIPCFYTLFHGQWKTAK; encoded by the coding sequence ATGACACTGCCTTCTTCGTCTTCAAAAGCTTCGTCACCAAAATCAGCCGCCGATCCAACAATATCGAACAGAAGATCAAACATAGCGACGGACTCTACGGCTGGCTTCAGCCTTAGCAGGCTTGCCATTCGACGACATATCGCTACGCTGATGCTAACGGTTGCAGTGATCGTCCTGGGAGTATTCTTTGTGCGATCGCTTCCGGTTGATTTACTGCCTTCTATCACCTATCCCCGCATCGGTGTGAGAGCCGACGCACCCGGCGTTTCCCCCGAAGTCGCGGTTGACGAGGTGACTCGCCCGTTAGAACAAGCACTAGCGGCAACTGAAGGCGTCGTCCAAATTGTCTCTCAAACTAGAGAAGGTAGAATCAGCTTAGACCTGTACTTTCAGCCCGGTGGCAATATTGATCAGGCACTCAACGATGCAACCGCTGCGCTCAACCGGGCTCGTAGTAGTCTACCTGAAACCATTGGCCAACCAAGACTGTTCAAGTTTGACCCGTCACAGCTACCCGTCTATGAAATTGCGCTCATCTCAGACTCGCTTCAAGGCGTGGACCTAAGAGTCTTTGCAGAACAAGAGCTATCGCGTGAACTCAATACCCTACCGGGCGTAGCTAGCGCTGATGTCTCTGGTGGTATAAATGAGGAGATTCGAATCAACCTTGACCCAGCCAGATTGCAGTCGTTAGGTTTGGGCATCAACGAAGTCTTAGACGCACTGTCAGAACGGAACCAAGATACCTCTGGCGGGCGGATAGAAGGGCCTAATGATGAGCCGCTAACTCGCGTGGCCGGACGATTTGAAAATGCAGACGAAATTCGTAATTTGATCTTTGAAGTAGGAGAATCAGCGGCGCAGCAGCAGGTTTATCTACGAGACTTCGCCGAAGTAATTGATGGCATTGAAGAGCAGCGCATCTTTGTGAACCTCAACGGCCAGCCTGCAGTCAAAGTGAGTATTCAGAAGCAGCCTACGGCGAATACGATCACAGTTGTGAATGGGATCAAGCAAAAGCTAGCGGAATTAGAAGCATCCGGGCTAGTGCCAGAAGATTTGATGATCAATACCACACTAGACGAATCGATCTTTGTTCAAAACGCGGTTCGTAATGTCGCTATCTCTGGGCTAACTGGGGCAGGGTTGGCGGCGATCGCAGTTCTCCTTTTTCTAGGTTCGCTTCGGCAAACCTTCATCATCGTGATCGCCATTCCACTAGCAGCGTTGGTGGCGATTCTAACAATGGGAATATTCGGCCTTTCTCTAAACGTGTTTAGTCTGGGGGGTCTAGCACTCGGGGTTGGCATCGTTGTAGATAACGCAATTGTGATGCTAGAAAACATCACTAAGGGCGTCGCGGCCAGCAACAAAAACAGCAATAGAAAAGATGGCGGAAAAGGAAACCACAGATCTGTCATTCGCCAAGCAGAAGTCAGCAGCCGCGAACTAGAGTCGGCGCTGCTCGCCTCAACCACAACAAACCTAGTTGCCGTCCTGCCTTTTCTCCTCATTGGCGGCTTTATCTCTTTACTATTTAGTGAACTGATACTGACCGTCAGCTTTGCTGTTGCCGCCTCCCTAGTCGTCGCCCTGACGATCGTACCGACCTTGGCCGCTAGGCTACTCGCGGTGCCTCAATCGAGCGGCGTTAGTGAATTTTGGCTAATTCGCCAGTTTGATCTGTGCTTGCAGTTCGCAACTTGGCGCTATGCCCAGTGGCTAGGCTGGGTGCTACAGCGACGGATTTTGGTGATTGCGATCGCCTTTTCTATTCTCGGTGGCGGCAGTTTGCTAACCGTACAACAAATTCCTCAAGAGATCCTACCGAGTATTGCCACTGGCCAGGCTGACTTATGGGCGCAGTTTCCACCTGGCACGACGCTAGAAGAAAACCGCCGAGTGATGAACGCGATTGACGAATTGCTCCTCGCTCAACCAGAAACCAAATATGTCTTTAGTACGGCTGGTGGCTTTCTATTTGGCAACAGCAGTAGTGAAAATGCCCTGCGTGGCACTAGCAAACTCACGCTCGTACCTGGGACTCATGTAGAAGCTTTTTGCGATCGCCTCAACCAAGAATTTCAGCAGTTTAACCTTGTTAATACCCGATTGCGACTTTTCCCGGGTAGAGTGCGCGGTTTGATTTTAGGCAATTCTCCGGTACGCAGTGATGTGGATGTCATTCTTCAAGGGACCAATACCGATGACCTAAACGCCGCCGGACAGCAGGTGCTAGCCGCTTTAGATGCGCAGGCAGCCCTTGCTAGCTACTCTCCTGATGCCGACCCTTCTCAGCCAGAAGTTCAAATTCGCCCTAACTGGGAGCGAGCCGCTGATCTAGACTTGTCTGCTGAAGCGATTGGGCGCACCGTGCAGACGGTGCTTTCTGGCTCAGTTCCTACCCAACTCCAGCGGGGCGATCGCCTGGTGGACGTGCGCGTACAGACGCCCAACACGCTGGTTCGTAATCTAGGCGAGCTTGCCCAGCTACCGCTTTTGAATGGCGATGGTCAGGCCGTTAGACTTGGCAATGTTGCCCAAATTGAAGAAGGTCAAGCCCCCGGAGAAATTCAGCGGATCAGCCAGCGCCAGGTCTTTATCATCGAAGGCGACCTAGCCGAAAATGTCAGTTTAGGAGATGCCCTAGCAGAACTCGATCAGATTATGGCAACCGTGAGTCTACCTGAGGGGGTCACCCGTCTACCTAGCTTCAGCGCTCAAAGCAACGCTGATATTCAAGATGGGCTGGGCATTCTAGGTGGCCTTGCTGCCTTCTTGGTATTTACCGTGATGGCCGTACAGTACAACTCACTGGTCGATCCGCTGATCATCATGCTAACTGTACCGCTGGCCCTAGCAGGGGGTATCTTTGGTCTGTTCATCACACAGACGGCTATCGGCGCAACGGTCGTTGTCGGTGCTGTGCTACTAGTTGGCATCGTGGTAAACAATGCCATCATCTTGGTAGAGCTAGCCAACCAAATCTACGCCGAAGAGAAATTCGTTGGTGAAGCTTCTCCGGCAGAGAATCGCGTAACAGCCATTTGCAAAGCGGCCCCTCAGCGCCTGCGACCGATCCTGATGACGACAATCACCACTGTATTGGGAATGTTCCCGCTCGCACTCGGCATCGGTCAAGGCTCAGAGTTTTTGCAGCCGCTAGGCGTTGTCGTTTTTTCAGGTCTCTCTCTAGCTACGCTGCTGACGCTGTTCATCATTCCCTGTTTCTACACGTTGTTTCACGGGCAATGGAAAACTGCGAAGTAA
- a CDS encoding sulfotransferase — MAGPTFICIGAIKSGTTWLHYNLQQHPGVWLPPLKELRYFNEPEYNLRERLFGKDKKRYEYWRIQVRNFLHHKRAWLRPGYFRWHLNYFLLPRSAQWYESLFAPGKDQVTGDVTPLYAPMDESQIAAIQKDFPDLKIIYMLRNPIDRTWSHILLRCISLVDWQPENLTEELVRKTVFDRDLDDQWLFSNGHYTKNLSRWEKYFPPEQIFVGFYDDLKQNPRRFLEEICTFLQVRGSLGNQINLETRYNQKPIQLAIPSDIEAIFSNIYLEELQLLAERFGGVTSNWLDQARLVLENTS; from the coding sequence ATGGCTGGTCCTACCTTTATCTGTATTGGCGCTATCAAGAGCGGTACAACCTGGCTGCACTACAATCTTCAGCAGCATCCCGGCGTTTGGTTGCCACCGCTTAAAGAATTACGCTATTTCAACGAACCCGAATACAACCTGAGAGAGCGGCTGTTTGGCAAAGATAAAAAACGCTACGAATACTGGCGAATACAAGTTAGAAATTTTCTGCATCATAAAAGAGCCTGGCTACGTCCTGGCTATTTCAGATGGCATCTAAATTATTTTTTGCTCCCTCGCAGTGCCCAATGGTACGAGTCTCTATTTGCACCAGGTAAGGACCAGGTAACTGGAGATGTCACCCCTTTATACGCTCCTATGGACGAGAGCCAGATTGCGGCTATCCAGAAGGATTTCCCAGATCTCAAAATTATATATATGCTGCGTAATCCCATTGATCGCACCTGGTCCCACATTCTGCTTAGGTGCATCAGCTTAGTGGACTGGCAGCCCGAAAACCTAACTGAGGAACTGGTTCGCAAGACCGTGTTTGATCGCGATTTAGATGACCAGTGGCTATTTTCAAACGGACACTACACCAAAAATCTGAGTCGATGGGAAAAGTACTTTCCCCCTGAGCAAATCTTTGTCGGCTTTTACGATGACCTTAAACAGAATCCTCGACGATTTCTAGAAGAAATTTGTACGTTCTTGCAGGTGAGAGGGTCTTTGGGCAATCAGATCAATCTAGAGACCCGGTACAACCAAAAACCGATTCAGTTAGCGATCCCCTCCGATATCGAAGCAATATTCTCCAACATCTATCTAGAAGAACTTCAGCTGTTAGCTGAACGTTTTGGTGGCGTAACCTCGAATTGGCTGGACCAAGCCCGCCTTGTGCTCGAAAACACATCCTAA